The following are encoded together in the Planctomycetia bacterium genome:
- a CDS encoding alpha/beta hydrolase — translation MKYRLGITLLISVLTAVVAVGAYGVESSPPPATVSQATAGAEKKTTPAITGQSAVAIPLLAGASPDKPRVVSQTSIEYLERMRKRTPFGTNGLDLKALRAGMGARHEPTIENVKLVRVKIGEIPCEWVLAPGADPDLRLLYLHGGGFVSGSGGFYLPLAAHISAAAKCAVLLPDYRLAPEHPFPAGLEDCVRSHDWIVENGPTGAGVAKATFIAGDSAGGCLTLATLLALKDRKRPLPAAAIPISPCTDFTLQSESLRTVVDPVISATSMPWFRDLYLPTTTARENPLASPLYGDYRGMPPLLIQVGEHEMLRDDSVRVARKIQADGATVKLEVWPGMFHVFQSREPLLPEAKEAIQHIADFIKSTTPRRPTP, via the coding sequence ATGAAATACCGACTCGGCATCACGCTCTTGATCTCGGTTCTTACCGCCGTCGTCGCCGTCGGTGCATACGGGGTCGAAAGCAGCCCGCCTCCAGCAACCGTAAGCCAAGCGACCGCAGGCGCTGAGAAAAAGACCACGCCGGCAATCACAGGGCAATCGGCTGTCGCGATTCCTTTGTTAGCGGGAGCTTCGCCGGACAAACCGAGAGTCGTTTCTCAGACGAGCATCGAATATCTGGAAAGGATGCGGAAGCGAACGCCGTTCGGCACCAACGGCCTCGACCTCAAGGCGCTGCGCGCCGGCATGGGGGCTCGCCATGAACCGACGATCGAAAACGTCAAGCTTGTTCGCGTCAAGATCGGAGAGATTCCTTGCGAATGGGTTCTTGCACCCGGCGCCGATCCCGACTTGCGGCTCCTCTATCTCCACGGCGGCGGCTTCGTCTCCGGGTCGGGCGGGTTCTACCTTCCTCTCGCCGCTCACATTTCGGCCGCGGCTAAGTGCGCCGTCTTGCTGCCCGACTATCGCCTTGCCCCGGAACATCCGTTTCCTGCCGGGCTCGAAGATTGCGTGAGGAGCCACGACTGGATCGTCGAGAACGGCCCCACGGGCGCCGGCGTTGCGAAGGCGACATTCATCGCGGGCGATTCCGCCGGTGGCTGCCTCACGCTCGCGACGTTGCTCGCCTTGAAAGATCGAAAACGGCCGCTGCCGGCCGCTGCGATTCCGATCTCACCATGTACCGATTTCACGCTGCAAAGCGAGTCGTTGCGAACCGTTGTCGATCCCGTCATCAGCGCGACCTCGATGCCCTGGTTTCGCGATCTCTATCTGCCGACGACGACCGCTCGCGAGAATCCGCTCGCGTCCCCCCTCTATGGCGACTATCGCGGGATGCCGCCGCTGCTGATCCAAGTCGGCGAGCACGAGATGCTTCGCGACGATAGCGTTCGCGTAGCGCGCAAGATTCAAGCCGACGGAGCCACGGTCAAGCTCGAAGTGTGGCCGGGGATGTTTCATGTATTTCAAAGCCGCGAACCGCTACTTCCCGAAGCCAAAGAAGCCATCCAACATATCGCCGATTTCATAAAATCGACCACGCCCCGACGCCCGACGCCGTAA